DNA sequence from the Bradyrhizobium sp. CIAT3101 genome:
GTTGCCCGGTCATCTGCGTCCATCCCCTTGTGGGCGCCACATCCAGTTCCCTCCCCGATGGAGGCAGGTCGCGGTCGTTCCCAGCACGAGGAGATTGACAGGGCCGGCTTAATAAGGAAAATTTCTATTCATAATGAGCGCCAAAGAATTTTCTTATAATGGCCCTGGCCATGCGGCGACCCAGCTCCGGCATCTGACCATCCGGCAGTTGCGCTCGCTCGCGGCGCTTTCGGCCAAGGGCAGCGTCACCGCCGCCTCGACCCAGCTCGGGCTGACCCAGCCGGCCGTGACCCAGCAGCTGCGGCAGCTTCAGGACCTCGCTGGCCTGCCGCTGGTGCAGCGGACCGGCGACGGCATGCTGCTGACGGAGGCAGGTCGCGAGGTGCTGGCGCTCGCCGAGCGCGTCGAGGCCGCGATCACGGACTGCCAGGGCGCGCTCGATCTGCTCGCGGGCAAGACCGGCGGCACGGTGCATCTCGGTGCGGTCTCGACCGCGAAATATTTCGTGCCGCACGCGATCGCGGCCTTCTCCAAGCGCTCACCGAAGATCGAGATCAAGCTGACCGTCGGCAATCGCGAGGAGATTCGCGAGGCCATGCACGGCTACGACCTCGATTTCGCGGTGATGGGTCGGCCACCGGCCGACGTCAGCGTCGATGTGCGTCAGCTCGGGCGCAATCCGCACATCATCGTCGCGCGCAAGGGGCACTGGCTGGAGAAGGATTCAGGCCTCAGCCTGACCGATCTCGTGCACGAGACCTTCCTCACCCGCGAGCCCGGCTCGGGCACACGCACGCTGATGGAGGGGATGTTCCAGAAGTCCGATCTGGAGCCGATCATCGGCATGGAGATGAGCAGCAACGAGACCATCAAGCAGGCGGTGATCGCGGGTCTCGGCATCGCCTTCATCTCGGCGCACACGGTGGCGCATGAGCTCGCCGAGGGGCGATTGATCGTGCTCGATGTCGCGGGTCTTCCGATCGTCCGGCAATGGTACGTGATCCGCCGCAGCGACAAGGTGCTGCTGCCGCCGGCGCAGGCGATGTTCGATTTCCTCGGCTCAGAAGGCGCGAACTATCTGCCCGAAGTGCCCGATTTCGGCGAGCGGTAGCGCGGCCGCTCAGGCCATCAGCTTCATCGCGACCGTCGCCGCCAGAACGACGATGATCTGGAGCAGGCGCTCTGTCGTGAAGATGCGGTTGAAGGTGGTCATCGCTCGCCCCCGGCGGTCGTAGAGATCCGGGCCAGTTGCTAGCACACACGGCCGGCAGCGTAACTCCGTAGTCGTCACGGGTTCTGCGCGCACAGGGGATCGTTGGAACTCGAAATGTTTCGAACGATTCAAATCTGGTGTCCCGGAATTGCTGAACGCCCAACGTGTTCATGCACGCAGTGACTTCGCGTGCACGGATGAGTCTTGCCCCGCATCCGGCCGCATCCTTGGGGAATCCGGGCGAGCTTTGAAGTGCAAGGGAGGGCGCGATGAACCGCATCGCAGCCGACGGAATTCTATTGTCTGTTGCCGGCCGCGGGGTTGCCCGCAGCGTGCTTGCCGTATTGATGACGTCAGGTGCGTTCTTCGCCAGTCCACAAGCCTTCGCGCAAACCGCGCCGGCACCGGGCGCAACGCTTCCTCCCGTCAACGTCACGGCTCCGGAGGCGCAGCGCCGCTCCAGTTCATCCGCGGCGTCGCGACGCTCGAGCGGCACGCGCTCACGTCGCACGCAGACGGCGCACCGGCCGGAGACGGCGCCCGCACCAAAGCCGTTCGCACAATCACAGGACGCCCGCACCGGCACCGTCGGCTATTTCACCAACAGCACCTCCGTTGCCACCAAGTCCAACACGCCGATCGTCAACATCCCGCAATCGCTGTCCGTCATCACCCACGAGCAGATCCGCGACCAGAACTACCAGGGCCTGACTGACGTGACGCGCTATGTGCCCAGCGTCGCCGTGCACCAGGGCGAAGGCAATCGCGACGAGCTCGTCATCCGCGGCGTCGATTCCAGCGCGAATTTCTTCGTCAACGGCTTTCGCGACGACGTTCAGTATTTCCGCGACATGTACAACGCCCAGAGCATCGAGGTGCTGAAGGGCCCGAGCGCGATCACCTTCGGCCGCGGCGCCGGCGGCGGGCTTCTCAACCGGACGCTCAAGGAGGCCGACGGCAACCGTGTCTACCAGGCGACCGCGCAGACGGGATCATGGGGCGACCGCCGCGTCACGCTCGACGCAGGGCAAGCCATCAACGAGAACGTCGCGGCGCGACTGAACGTATTTTACGAGGGCAGCGATGCGTTCCGCGACTTCAACCATCTCGAACGCTACGGCATCAATCCGACCGTCACGCTGAAGCCGGACGACTTCACCAAGGTCAAGCTGTCCTACGAATATTACCACGACGGCCGCACCGCCGATCGCGGCAATCCCTCGCAGAGCCTCCCCGGCGGCGTCACCCGGTTCAATCCGACCACGCCGTTTGCCCCGAACGGAAATTTCCAGACCTTCTTCGGCGGTCCGAGCCTCAACACCGCGCAGGCAACGGTGCAGACCGGCATGGCGATCATCGAGCACGATTTCCAGAACGGATTGACGGTGCGTAACGGCACGATCGCGGCCGATTACCAGAAATTCTACCAGAACATCTATCCGACCGGCGGGGCGCTGGCCGGCGCCGTCAATCCGGCCGACACCGCGGTCAATCTCGGCGCCTATCAGCACACCACCAACCGCGACAATGTCTTTAACCAGACCGACTTCATCTACAAGGGCTGGACCGGGCCGGTCGCGCACACCGTGGGTTTCGGCACCGAGTTCGGCCGCCAGACCGGCGTTGACATCCGCAACACCGGCGTCTTCCCGAACGGCACCAACACCATCGTCCAGAACCCGTTCGCGCCGACCTATTTCGGACCGGTCAATTTCGTCCACCACTTCACCGGCACCAATACCGATGGCGTCACCACGCCGGACTCCAACAGCAAATACGGCTTGAATATCGAGTCCGGTTACTTGCGCGACACCATCGAATTTTCGCGCGCACTCCAGCTCATCGTGGGCACGCGGTTCGACCGGTTCGAGATGTCGGCGCTTGACATGAACACCAACATCAACCGCGCCCGCACCGACAATCTGGTGTCGCCGCAGGCGGCCCTGATCGTCAAGCCGATCGAGAGCATGTCGGTCTACACCGCCTACAGCATCTCCTACCTGCCCGCTTCCGGCGATCAGTTCTCCTCTCTGACCGATGGCACGCTGATCCTGCAGCCGCAGAAATTCGAGAACACCGAGGTTGGGATGAAGTGGAACATCAATCCGAAGCTGCTGTTCTCGACGGCGATCTACAATCTCAACCGCACCAACCAGCCGATCGCCGACGGCAACAATCCCGGCTTTTTCTTCCCGTCCGGCGCCACGCTGACGCGCGGCTTCGAGGCGAGCCTCGTCGGCTACGTCACCGACCAATGGCAGTCTTCGCTGGGCTATGCCTATACGGATGCCAAGATCACCAGCGCGACATCGGCGACCGTCGTGGCCGGCAATCGCGTGCAGCTCGTGCCGTACAATCAGTTTGCATGGTGGAACAAGTATCAGTTCACGCCCGTGTGGGCGGCGGCGCTCGGCATCATCTATTTCGGTGATTCCTTTGCGTCGTCAGACGACACCGTGAGGCTGCCGAGCTTCGTCCGCTTCGATGCCGGCGTCTACGCCACGATCGATGCCAATTGGCGCGCGCAGCTGACGGTCGAGAACATCTTCAACAAGGGATATTGGGCCTCGGCCGACGGCAACAACAACATCTCGCCCGGCCAGGGGCGCACGGTGAGGGTTCAGGCGAGCTACAGGTTCTGAGCTAGTTTCAGGCAACGTCAGCGATCCCTTCGCTGACGTTCGCGCCGGATGGTTAACGCTTAGGCCGCGAGCGGCGTGGCGTAGTCGGCGCGCGCGGCGAAATAGGCTTCCAGCTCCGACAGCGCGCGGGCTTCCCACTCGCTGGCCTGCTCCAACAGCGACCAGCGCTGGCCCGGCCGAAACGCCGCGGTCTGGCGATAGAGCGATGCGATGCCACGGTAGCGGCGCACGTTCTCGAAAATGGCGTGTCCGTTCATGTCGAAAACTCCCTCGTATTCCCACGAGGGAAATTGCGGCCAAATCTTTTTCGAAAAGTTAGCGGCGCGATCCAGCTGTGTGGATGGTTGCCGGACTGTTGCGCGAGCGCAACGCACGCGCTCGGTGCAGCACCTGATTATTGCGAATTCGTTGCCGCGCTCTCACCCGGCGACTTCAATCCACCGCGGCCGTTGATCGTCATGCTCGCGCGGCAGAGATCGGCAAGGCCGATCAGGAGCACGGCGAGCAGGCAGAACAGATTAATGGAATCCGCGTTCGCGCTGGACAGCGGCGTGAACTCGAAGAAGGGCGGAATGAACGCCCACCACACCAGCGGCACGGTGAGCAATGCGGCGAACACTGCCGCCGGTGCACCCGCGACGAGGCCGAGCACGAACAGGCTGGGGAGGAACGCCGCGAAATAGAGCTTTGCGCCGAGCGCGACGCAGACACCTTGGAGCGCAGCCGACGCTGCGACGACGATAAATCCGAGCAGAAATGCCTGCCACGACCATGGCCGTACTCGCGGTACGCCATACAGTCCCGCACGCCTCATAGGGCCTCCCTGCGGCTGTTAACCCGGCCGCTTGCGACCAAAGTACTACAGCTGCAGGGAAATCGCGAGGTGGAAATTGCATCGGACGGGCCGCCGTAACCGGGGCTTGGTAAACGGCGGCCCGCACAATCGTACCGTTATTCGGCCGCCGCGTAGATCAGGCTGGCAACAGGCAGCGCAAGGCCAATGGCCGAGGCCAGCGTCCAGCCGCCTTGCGCGAACGCCCAGGCGCCGAGCCCGGATCCCGCCGCACCGGCGGCGAAGAACGTCGCCATATAGAGCCCGTTGAGGCGGCTGCGGTGCTCGTGCCCGAGCACGAAGATGGCGCGGAAGCCGATCACGACATTGCCCTGCACGCCGAGATCGATCGCGATCGCGGCCGCGACCAGACAGGCGAGGTTCAGCATCGATCCGGCTGCGCCGACATGCGTCACCAGGAAACCCAGGGCGACGGATAGCATCGCGGCGATCGTGGCGATGCGGCTATGGCCGCGATCGGCGAGCCGCCCTGCGATCGGTGCCGCGAACACGCCGGACACGCCGGCGAGCGCGAACAGCGCGATACCGCGCTGGGTGAAGCCGAACTGGCTCGCGAGCTGGAGCGGCACCACGGTCCAGAACAGCGTGAAGGCACCGAACAGGCCGGCCTGGTAGAGCGCGCGCCGCCGCAACAGCGGCGTGGCGCGCACCAGATGCGGCATCGACAGCAGCAGCTCGCCGTAATGCATGCGCACCACGGGCTTGCGTTTCGGCAGCGTGAGACGCAGCACGATCGCGAGCACGATCATCAACGCCGCCGAGCAGAAGAACACCGCATGCCACGACAGCGCCGCTGCGATGAAGCTCGACACCGGCCGCGCCAGCATGATGCCGAACATCAAGCCGGTCGAGACGTTGCCGACGACGCGGCCGCGAATGGCCTCCGGCGCAAGGTGCGCGGCATAGGGAATGATGATCTGCACCGCGACCGAGCCGAGCCCGATGAACAGCGCGGCGATCAGGAACGGCAGCGCATGGGTCGCAAACGCGGCCGCGAGCAGCGCCGCCGCGCCGAGCGTGATGACGGTGCAGATCAGCGTGCGGTTCTCGACGAGATCGCCGAGCGGCACGATGAACAGCAGGCCCGTGCCGTAGCCGATCTGCGTCATGGTGACGATCAGGCCGGCGGCCGCGTGCGACAGGCCGAGCGCGGCGCTGATGGGGGCGATCAGCGGCTGGGCATAATAGATGTTGGCGGCGACCATGCCACAGGCCGCGGCAAGCACGAAGGTCAGTCGCTGCGACACCGCATCCGGTTCGGGTGCGGCGTCGATCGTGGCATTCATCGTCATTCCAAACTCTCCGACACGTCGTCGTCTCCAGATATAGGAAACGATCATTTCCTAATTTGACAAAACTTCAGGCAAGCAGCTTCATCGCGACGCCGAGCAGACGCTCGTCGTCGAGCGGCAGACGCACCTTGCCGACGACGCGCAGGCCCTGCGTCATGCAGATCATCAGCCGCGCGGTGTCGTCGGCCTCGACATGGTCCGGGATGGAGCCGTCGGCCTGCCCTTCGCGAATGAGGCCCGCGATGAAATTCTCGTTGGTCTTGAGTTGCGCCGAGACGCGCGCGCGCATCGCCGGATCGACCGCCGACAGCTCGACCGCACTGCCGACCACGATGCAGCCGCGGCGGCCCTCGCTACCCTGGGAGTGCTCGACATAGGACGACAGCACGTTGCGCACCCGCTCGCGGCCGTTCGCACCCCGCGCCGCGGCGGCCCGGGTCTGCTCCCGGCGCACCGACACATAGCGCTCGAAGGCAGCGACGAACACGGCATGCTTGTCGCGAAACGCCTTGTAGACGCTGCCAGTGGCAAGCCGCATCGCCGCGGTCAGCTCTCCGATCGAGGTGGCATGATAACCACGCTCGCAAAACACCCGGATCGCGCCGTCCAGCGCGGTGTCCATGTCGAACTCGCGGGGACGGCCGGGTGGATTGGGGGCAGGCTCGGCTTTGCGGGCGATCTTTTGCATCGCATCATATTAGGGAATGATTGTTCCCGAATAAAGACACAGGGTTGTGATTGGAGGCCGAGACCAGCGGCCACAACCCCGGTGTCGTCCTGGCGAAAGCCAGGACCTATACCGCGAGGTCTATCGATTTGAGGAGATATCGGTCTCGCCCAACCACTCTTCGCCAAACCCCTCCCTGGGGTTATGGGTCTCGGCCTTCGCCGGGACGACGACTGAGGGTGTGTACAGCCGTCCCATCCGCCATGGTCGCCACGCCCTTCCGCTCGACGATCATCCCATATGCCTGCGGCTGGCGATGAACATCGAAATTGAAGATCGTGCGCTTGTAGGAATTGCAGAGATCGAGATCGCAGCGGGCGATCGCGAGCTCGTCGCCCTTGGTCGTGCATCGCGCGACGATCTCGCCCGACGGCGCGATGATGCAGCTGCCGCCGATATGGTCGACGCCCTCTTCCACGCCGGCCTTGGCGACGCCGACCACGAAGGTGCCGTTCTGGTAGGCGCCCGACTGCATCACCAGATGATTGTGGAACAGCGAGAGATCGTCATGCTCGGGCGCGGGCGGATTGTGCACCGGCGTGTTGTAGCCGATCATCACCATCTCGACGCCCTGCAGGCCCATGACCCGATAGGTCTCGCTCCAGCGGCGGTCGTTGCAGATCGCCATCCCCATCACGCCGCCGAACGCGTCGACCACGCCAAAGCCGCTTCCCGGCTCGAAATAGCGCTTCTCCAGATGCTGAAACTTGCGCCAGGGCTCGTGCTCGGCGTGGCCGGGCAGATGGACCTTGCGGTATTTCGCGACGATCGCGCCGTTTTTGTCGACGAGGATCGACGTGTTGTAGCGGTGAACGAGTCCAGCCTCGACCGTCAACTCGGCATAGCCGAGGCAAAATCCGATGCCGCTCGCGCGCGCGAGATCGAACAGGGCTTGCGTCTCCGCTCCCGGCATCTCGCGCTCGAAAAAATTGTCGATCGCGGCCTGGTCCTCGAAGTACCAGCGCGGAAAGAAGGTGGTGAGCGCGAGCTCAGGATAGACGATCAGATCGCAGCCATTGGCCTTGGCCTGGCGCATCAACGCCATCAGGCGCGCCACCACCTCACGCCTCGTGTCGCTCCTCGCGATCGGGCCCAATTGGCCGGCCGCCACAGTCACACATCTCGCCACGAATCGTCCCTCGTTCGTTTGCTGGATTAATCGGGTCCATTATCGTGCCCGCACAAACGACGGTCGCGCCCATGCAGATTCCACGCCTGTTGGAGCCGTTGCCTGAGGATGAGCCAGCGCGCTCAGGTATTCCAGGAACTTTCGTTGCCAATCTGCAACGGTTCCCCACGATCTAACACCGGACAAAAGAAACGCCCAATGCGGCCACGAACCCTGCTCACAACGCCGTGAGACAATTCAGGGGAACGACGATGCGTGCACAACGCGTTTGGAACGTGAATGGAGCCGCCAGCATCGGGCAGCTTCAGTCCAGATTGGACGATTTGAACAAGCGGCTGAACCAGCTCGAAAACCAGCATCCCGAGAGCTGGAGGGTCGAAGAGCTGAAATCGAGCGCGCTCAGCCTGTCGCGGGAGATCGACGACATCCGCTGCGCCGAGGCAACGGCGGCCCTGCGGGAACTGCTGCGAAAATAAGATAGCAGGCGGCGCAACGGATTCGTGATCCGCCGCCCGCCCGGCTTTGTGCACAATCCAGCCACATCTTGGACGTTCATTACGGGCCTGCACGTCTCGGGAGCGAGCGCGCGCTTGTCCTCGCGATAGCGGGACACCGGCCTCAAGATCGTGACCGCACATCGCAGAAATTGACCACCCCATGAGCACGCCCGCTTCGGCCAGCCCGGAACGCCACATCGTCGTTCTCGTCTATCCGAACATCATGGCCATGGACGTCTGCGGCCCGATGGAAGCCTTCGGCATGGCGAATGCGCTGGCCGGGCGCGGCCTGTACCGTCTGTCGGTCACCGCCGTGACCACCGATCCGATCTCGACGTCATTGGGGTTCTCCATCGTCCCCAACTCCGCGCTCGCCGATCTCGACGGCACGATCGACACGCTTCTGGTCGCAGGCGGATATGGCCACGTCGCGGCGCTAAGCGACCCCGCCCTGGTCGGCTGGCTGCGCGAAGCAGCCCCCAAAGCGCGACGACACGGCTCGATCTGCACCGGTGCGTTTCCGCTCGCGGCATCCGGCCTTCTCGACGGCAAGCGCGCGACCACGCACTGGGCCCTTGCACCGTCTTTCGCGCAGAATTTTCCGGCGACGACACTCGAGATCGACCGCATCTTCGTGCGCGATGGCCAGACCTACACGTCGGCCGGCATCACGGCCGGGATCGATCTCGCGCTTGCCCTGATCGAGGAAGATCACGGGCGCACCTTTGCCCTGCGCGTGGCCCGCAGCCTTGTGGTGTTCCTGAAGCGCCCGGGGGGACAATCGCAGTTCTCGACACATCTCCAGGCGCAATTCAGCGCGGTTCCCGCCCTCCGAAAGGCGCAGGAATGGGCACTCGCGCACCTGGCCGAGGACCTCAGCGCAGAAGCGCTCGCAGCCCATGTCGGGATGAGCGAGCGGAATTTTCGCCGGTTGTTCGTCGACGAGCTTCACGAGACGCCGCGCGAATATGTCGAGCGGATTCGGCTCGACGAAGCGCGGCGTCAGATCGAGGACACTGATCTTCCCGCCCAGACTGTCGCAAAACGGTGCGGATTCGGCACCGTGCACAGCCTGCGGCGCGCCTTCGTCCGTCAGCTCGGCGTGACCCCGCAATGGTATCGCGCACAATTTCAGAAGAACGAAGCGGCGCGCGACGGCACCTGAACTTCAGGTTGCACTTTTTGGCCGGATTTACTCCATCTTTGGCCAGGACTGCACACGCGGTGCGATGGCCGGCGCCGGCGTTTCGTTGTTTAATCGCGACATTGCCCCGCCGCACGTCGCGGCGTCGAAAGGAGCGCATGCGAGATGCGCACCAGTGAAATTGTAGATCTTTTTCCGGATACCGATTTTCACGCCGTACCGGCAGTTCTGGACCATCTTGCGGCGGGCGTGGCCCTGCTCGATCGCAGGCTCCACGTTCAGTTCGCCAACAAGGCCTTCCGTGCCATGACCAATGACGGCGCGCTGGCGTTGCGCGGTCGGACGCTGTCGAGCGCATGGCCGGCCTCGGCACGGCAGTTCGATCGCATGACCCGCTCGGCGCTATCGGGCGCGCCCGGCGGCACGATGGCCATTCCCCATCCAGGCGACGGGCGGCTCATCACCATCCTCGTGGCGCCGGCGCAGGGCCGCGCGCGCGATGGCCTTGCGGGCCTCGGCGACCACGACAGCGCGGCGATCATCTTCATGCTCGATCCCGCCCGGCCACCGGCGCTGCCGCCGCAATGGATCATGGACGCCTACAAGCTGACCAAGGCGGAGGCGCAGGTCGCGCTGCAGGCCTCGCTCGGCCACTCCGTGTCGACCATCGGCATCCGGCTCGAGATCTCGCCGAATACGGTCAAGACCCATCTGAGGCGGGTGTTCGCCAAGACCGGCGTCCGCGGCCAGGCGGAGCTGGTGGGCCTGCTCTCGGCGCTGCGGTCGGTGCGCGGGGACGAGAGCGGGGCTTGAGAGGCCGCATCGATCCGATCGCCGCGGAGGATTCGGCCGGCATCCAAGGAACCAACGCGCAGCCCCGCCATTTCCATGGAGAGAGCATGGAGCACAATCATGACCAGGCACCTGACGCGAGCCGATCTCGCGCGCGGTGTGGCCGGCGCGGTTTCCACGCTGGTCCTGTGCGCGACGATGGCCTTCACCATCGCGCACCACTTCGCGTTGTAAGAATTTGGCGTTGTGAAGAATTTGGCGCTGTGAGGAAATTCGCATGATGTCCGCCCCCGAGGAGTCGGTGAGACTGCAAGGTTTTGGCGAGATGACGTTGCGCACGGCGATCGCGACGGTGATGCTGCTTGCACCGCGCGAACGCGCCGAGGCCGCGATCTTCCGCGTGCGTGACGGCGTGCGTCTGGCCGCGAGCGAGATCGCCGAGCTGGCGTCGGAATGGGGCATCGCGCCCGCGGTCGAGATCAGATCGCCAAGGCTCGTCCCCGACCCGCGCTGGTCAGACATCGTGCGCGGCATGGTGCGAGAGGCCCCGCTGCCGTCGCTGATGGTGGCGTTTTTGCTGGGCGTGCTGGTGACGCGCAGGTGATCGCGCGCGCTCGCTGCGACACACTCGCGTGACTGCAGCGCATGTTTGCCGCGAAAACCAGACGCGGCCGTTGTTGCTCGCGAAATCGCGATCTTCCTGCGGGGAACGCGCGAACGCAGCAGGGATTGGCTCGCTGTCGAAACCCGACATGGAGACAACCATGACACGCATGAAACTAGTGAGCGCGGCCGCACTGCTGATTTTGCCGCTCGCAACTG
Encoded proteins:
- a CDS encoding GlxA family transcriptional regulator is translated as MSTPASASPERHIVVLVYPNIMAMDVCGPMEAFGMANALAGRGLYRLSVTAVTTDPISTSLGFSIVPNSALADLDGTIDTLLVAGGYGHVAALSDPALVGWLREAAPKARRHGSICTGAFPLAASGLLDGKRATTHWALAPSFAQNFPATTLEIDRIFVRDGQTYTSAGITAGIDLALALIEEDHGRTFALRVARSLVVFLKRPGGQSQFSTHLQAQFSAVPALRKAQEWALAHLAEDLSAEALAAHVGMSERNFRRLFVDELHETPREYVERIRLDEARRQIEDTDLPAQTVAKRCGFGTVHSLRRAFVRQLGVTPQWYRAQFQKNEAARDGT
- a CDS encoding LuxR C-terminal-related transcriptional regulator, which gives rise to MRTSEIVDLFPDTDFHAVPAVLDHLAAGVALLDRRLHVQFANKAFRAMTNDGALALRGRTLSSAWPASARQFDRMTRSALSGAPGGTMAIPHPGDGRLITILVAPAQGRARDGLAGLGDHDSAAIIFMLDPARPPALPPQWIMDAYKLTKAEAQVALQASLGHSVSTIGIRLEISPNTVKTHLRRVFAKTGVRGQAELVGLLSALRSVRGDESGA
- a CDS encoding TetR/AcrR family transcriptional regulator; protein product: MQKIARKAEPAPNPPGRPREFDMDTALDGAIRVFCERGYHATSIGELTAAMRLATGSVYKAFRDKHAVFVAAFERYVSVRREQTRAAAARGANGRERVRNVLSSYVEHSQGSEGRRGCIVVGSAVELSAVDPAMRARVSAQLKTNENFIAGLIREGQADGSIPDHVEADDTARLMICMTQGLRVVGKVRLPLDDERLLGVAMKLLA
- a CDS encoding TonB-dependent siderophore receptor, which produces MNRIAADGILLSVAGRGVARSVLAVLMTSGAFFASPQAFAQTAPAPGATLPPVNVTAPEAQRRSSSSAASRRSSGTRSRRTQTAHRPETAPAPKPFAQSQDARTGTVGYFTNSTSVATKSNTPIVNIPQSLSVITHEQIRDQNYQGLTDVTRYVPSVAVHQGEGNRDELVIRGVDSSANFFVNGFRDDVQYFRDMYNAQSIEVLKGPSAITFGRGAGGGLLNRTLKEADGNRVYQATAQTGSWGDRRVTLDAGQAINENVAARLNVFYEGSDAFRDFNHLERYGINPTVTLKPDDFTKVKLSYEYYHDGRTADRGNPSQSLPGGVTRFNPTTPFAPNGNFQTFFGGPSLNTAQATVQTGMAIIEHDFQNGLTVRNGTIAADYQKFYQNIYPTGGALAGAVNPADTAVNLGAYQHTTNRDNVFNQTDFIYKGWTGPVAHTVGFGTEFGRQTGVDIRNTGVFPNGTNTIVQNPFAPTYFGPVNFVHHFTGTNTDGVTTPDSNSKYGLNIESGYLRDTIEFSRALQLIVGTRFDRFEMSALDMNTNINRARTDNLVSPQAALIVKPIESMSVYTAYSISYLPASGDQFSSLTDGTLILQPQKFENTEVGMKWNINPKLLFSTAIYNLNRTNQPIADGNNPGFFFPSGATLTRGFEASLVGYVTDQWQSSLGYAYTDAKITSATSATVVAGNRVQLVPYNQFAWWNKYQFTPVWAAALGIIYFGDSFASSDDTVRLPSFVRFDAGVYATIDANWRAQLTVENIFNKGYWASADGNNNISPGQGRTVRVQASYRF
- a CDS encoding MFS transporter, with the protein product MTMNATIDAAPEPDAVSQRLTFVLAAACGMVAANIYYAQPLIAPISAALGLSHAAAGLIVTMTQIGYGTGLLFIVPLGDLVENRTLICTVITLGAAALLAAAFATHALPFLIAALFIGLGSVAVQIIIPYAAHLAPEAIRGRVVGNVSTGLMFGIMLARPVSSFIAAALSWHAVFFCSAALMIVLAIVLRLTLPKRKPVVRMHYGELLLSMPHLVRATPLLRRRALYQAGLFGAFTLFWTVVPLQLASQFGFTQRGIALFALAGVSGVFAAPIAGRLADRGHSRIATIAAMLSVALGFLVTHVGAAGSMLNLACLVAAAIAIDLGVQGNVVIGFRAIFVLGHEHRSRLNGLYMATFFAAGAAGSGLGAWAFAQGGWTLASAIGLALPVASLIYAAAE
- a CDS encoding DUF4118 domain-containing protein, with product MRRAGLYGVPRVRPWSWQAFLLGFIVVAASAALQGVCVALGAKLYFAAFLPSLFVLGLVAGAPAAVFAALLTVPLVWWAFIPPFFEFTPLSSANADSINLFCLLAVLLIGLADLCRASMTINGRGGLKSPGESAATNSQ
- a CDS encoding N-carbamoyl-D-amino-acid hydrolase; translation: MARCVTVAAGQLGPIARSDTRREVVARLMALMRQAKANGCDLIVYPELALTTFFPRWYFEDQAAIDNFFEREMPGAETQALFDLARASGIGFCLGYAELTVEAGLVHRYNTSILVDKNGAIVAKYRKVHLPGHAEHEPWRKFQHLEKRYFEPGSGFGVVDAFGGVMGMAICNDRRWSETYRVMGLQGVEMVMIGYNTPVHNPPAPEHDDLSLFHNHLVMQSGAYQNGTFVVGVAKAGVEEGVDHIGGSCIIAPSGEIVARCTTKGDELAIARCDLDLCNSYKRTIFNFDVHRQPQAYGMIVERKGVATMADGTAVHTLSRRPGEGRDP
- a CDS encoding LysR family transcriptional regulator, whose product is MSAKEFSYNGPGHAATQLRHLTIRQLRSLAALSAKGSVTAASTQLGLTQPAVTQQLRQLQDLAGLPLVQRTGDGMLLTEAGREVLALAERVEAAITDCQGALDLLAGKTGGTVHLGAVSTAKYFVPHAIAAFSKRSPKIEIKLTVGNREEIREAMHGYDLDFAVMGRPPADVSVDVRQLGRNPHIIVARKGHWLEKDSGLSLTDLVHETFLTREPGSGTRTLMEGMFQKSDLEPIIGMEMSSNETIKQAVIAGLGIAFISAHTVAHELAEGRLIVLDVAGLPIVRQWYVIRRSDKVLLPPAQAMFDFLGSEGANYLPEVPDFGER